The proteins below are encoded in one region of Podarcis raffonei isolate rPodRaf1 chromosome 8, rPodRaf1.pri, whole genome shotgun sequence:
- the LOC128420323 gene encoding claudin-16-like: MAVALQLMSFCVALISTLFLVAATWTDCWMVNADDSLEVSHKCRGLWRECVTNMQDGIRTCDQYDSILAEHPLKIVVTRALLITADILSGFALVLLALGLDCIKFLKDEPHVKLKMRYSSGLVLGVGSVLGLVGSVWYAVDIYMERTTLVLHSVFLGVHYDFGWSCWLGMVGSSGCFVAAIVLTCCLSTATGGAAPRRRPQRPTHHSPIVTCKMYAMASRV; this comes from the exons ATGGCGGTGGCTTTGCAACTGATGTCCTTCTGCGTCGCTCTCATTTCAACCCTCTTCCTGGTCGCGGCCACATGGACCGACTGCTGGATGGTTAATGCTGACGACAGCTTGGAG GTCAGCCACAAATGCCGAGGACTGTGGAGggagtgtgtcaccaacatgcaaGACGGTATCAGGACCTGCGACCAGTATGACTCCATTTTAGCAGAGCACCCCT TGAAGATTGTGGTGACTCGAGCATTGCTGATCACAGCTGACATCCTCTCGGGATTCGCGTTAGTCTTGCTGGCGCTGGGCCTCGACTGCATCAAGTTTCTCAAGGACGAGCCACACGTTAAGCTGAAGATGCGCTATTCGTCAGGATTAGTCCTGGGAGTCGGAA GTGTCCTCGGACTGGTGGGCTCTGTCTGGTATGCCGTTGACATCTATATGGAGAGGACCACTCTTGTCTTGCACAGTGTGTTCTTGGGAGTCCATTATGACTTTGGATGGTCTTGCTGGCTGGGAATGGTGGGGTCCTCAGGATGCTTCGTGGCAGCCATTGTGTTGACTTGCTGCCTTTCTACCGCCACAGGAG GTGCTGCCCCCCGCAGGAGACCTCAGCGCCCGACACACCATTCGCCCATAGTCACTTGCAAGATGTATGCCATGGCTTCCCGCGTGTGA